One segment of Choloepus didactylus isolate mChoDid1 chromosome 15, mChoDid1.pri, whole genome shotgun sequence DNA contains the following:
- the ZSWIM8 gene encoding zinc finger SWIM domain-containing protein 8 isoform X6, whose product MELMFAEWEDGERFSFEDSDRFEEDSLCSFISEAESLCQNWRGWRKQSAGPNSPTGGGGGGGSGGTRMRDGLVIPLVELSAKQVAFHIPFEVVEKVYPPVPEQLQLRIAFWSFPENEEDIRLYSCLANGSADEFQRGDQLFRMRAVKDPLQIGFHLSATVVPPQMVPPKGAYNVAVMFDRCRVTSCSCTCGAGAKWCTHVVALCLFRIHNASAVCLRAPVSESLSRLQRDQLQKFAQYLISELPQQILPTAQRLLDELLSSQSTAINTVCGAPDPTAGPSASDQSTWYLDESTLTDNIKKTLHKFCGPSPVVFSDVNSMYLSSTEPPAAAEWACLLRPLRGREPEGVWNLLSIVREMFKRRDSNAAPLLEILTDQCLTYEQITGWWYSVRTSASHSSASGHTGRSNGQSEVAAHACASMCDEMVTLWRLAVLDPALSPQRRRELCAQLRQWQLKVIENVKRGQHKKTLERLFPGFRPAVEACYFNWEEAYPLPGVTYSGTDRKLALCWARALPPRPGASRSGGLEESRDRPRPLPAEPTVRPKEPGAKRKGLGEGVPSSQRGPRRLSAEGGDKTLHKMGPGGGKAKALGGAGSGGKGSAGSGSKRRLSSEDSSLEPDLAEMSLDDSSLALGAEASTFGGFPESPPPCPPPGGPRGPSTFLPDPSDTYEEDGGVYFSEGPELPTPSARPLGLLPREICTRDDLPSTNECGNGLPKTKEAAPAVGEEDDDYQAYYLNAQDGAGGEEEKAEGGAGEEHDLFAGLKPLEQESRMEVLFACAEALHAHGYSNEASRLTVELAQDLLANPPDLKVEPPPAKGKKNKVSTSRQTWVATNTLTKAAFLLTVLSERPEHHNLAFRIGMFALELQRPPASTKALEVKLAYQESEVAALLKKIPLGPSEMSTMRCRAEELREGTLCDYRPVLPLMLASFIFDVLCTPVVSPTGSRPPSRNWNNEMPGDEELGFEAAVAALGMKTTVSEAEHPLLCEGTRREKGDLALALMITYKDDQAKLKKILDKLLDRESQTHKPQTLSSFYSSSRPATASQRSPSKHGGPSAPGALQPLTSGSAGPAQPGSVAGAGPGPTEGFTEKNVPESSPHSPCEGLPSEAALALRPEGKVPSRLALGSRGGYNGRGWGSPGRPKKKHTGMASIDSSAPETTSDSSPTLSRRPLRGGWAPTSWGRGQDSDSISSSSSDSLGSSSSSGSRRASASGGARAKTVEVGRYKGRRPESHAPHVPNQPSEAAAHFYFELAKTVLIKAGGNSSTSIFTHPSSSGGHQGPHRNLHLCAFEIGLYALGLHNFVSPNWLSRTYSSHVSWITGQAMEIGSAALTILVECWDGHLTPPEVASLADRASRARDSNMVRAAAELALSCLPHAHALNPNEIQRALVQCKEQDNLMLEKACMAVEEAAKGGGVYPEVLFEVAHQWFWLYEQTAGGSSTAREGATSCSANGIRAAGEAGRGLPEGRGGPGTEPVTVAAAVTAAATVVPVISVGSSLYPGPGLGHGHSPGLHPYTALQPHLPCSPQYLTHPAHPAHPMPHIPRPAVFPVPSSAYPQGVHPAFLGAQYPYSVTPPSLAATAVSFPVPSMAPITVHPYHTEPGLPLPTSVALSSVHPASTFPAIQGASLPALTTQPSPLVSGGFPPPEEETHSQPVNPHSLHHLHAAYRVGMLALEMLGRRAHNDHPNNFSRSPPYTDDVKWLLGLAAKLGVNYVHQFCVGAAKGVLSPFVLQEIVMETLQRLSPAHAHNHLRAPAFHQLVQRCQQAYMQYIHHRLIHLTPADYDDFVNAIRSARSAFCLTPMGMMQFNDILQNLKRSKQTKELWQRVSLEMTTFSP is encoded by the exons ATGGAGCTGATGTTCGCCGAGTGGGAGGATGGAGAGCGCTTCTCATTCGAGGATTCGGACCGCTTTGAGGAGGATTCGCTCTGTTCCTTCATCTCCGAGGCCGAGAGCCTCTGCCAGAACTGGCGGGGATGGCGCAAACAGTCAGCGGGGCCCAACTCTCCCACTGGCGGCGGTGGCGGAGGTGGCAGTGGCGGTACCAGAATGCGAG ATGGACTGGTGATTCCACTGGTGGAGCTGTCAGCAAAGCAGGTGGCATTTCACATCCCATTTGAAGTGGTAGAGAAAGTTTACCCCCCAGTGCCTGAGCAGCTACAGCTCCGAATTGCTTTTTGGAGCTTCCCTGAGAATGAAGAGGATATTCG GCTGTATTCGTGCCTGGCCAATGGCAGTGCAGATGAGTTCCAGCGAGGGGACCAGCTCTTCCGCATGAGGGCTGTGAaggacccattgcaaatag GGTTCCACCTGAGTGCTACAGTGGTGCCTCCCCAGATGGTCCCCCCCAAAGGGGCCTACAACGTGGCTGTGATGTTCGACCGCTGCCGGGTCACTTCCTGCAGCTGCACCTGTGGGGCTGGGGCCAAATGGTGCACCCACGTCGTGGCACTCTGTCTCTTCCGCATCCATAAC GCTTCTGCAGTCTGTCTGCGTGCCCCAGTCTCAGAGTCTCTATCACGGCTGCAGAGGGACCAGCTGCAGAAGTTTGCTCAGTATCTCATCAGTGAGCTCCCCCAGCAG ATACTCCCCACAGCCCAGCGTCTCCTGGATGAACTTCTCTCCTCCCAGTCAACAGCCATCAATACAGTGTGTGGAGCCCCAG ACCCCACAGCAGGGCCCTCAGCCTCGGACCAGAGCACTTGGTATTTGGATGAGTCAACACTCACCGACAACATCAAGAAGACACTGCACAAGTTCTGTGGTCCCTCCCCTGTGGTGTTCAG TGATGTAAACTCCATGTATCTGTCTTCCACGGAGCCTCCAGCTGCTGCTGAATGGGCCTGTCTGCTGCGCCCTCTGAGAGGCCGGGAGCCAGAGGGCGTTTGGAACCTGCTTAGCATTGTGCGGGAAATGTTCAAGCGGAGGGACAGTAATGCTGCCCCCTTGTTGGAAATCCTCACTGACCAGTGCCTCACCTATGAGCAA ATAACAGGTTGGTGGTACAGTGTGCGCACCTCAGCCTCCCACAGCAGCGCCAGTGGTCACACGGGCCGTAGCAATGGGCAGTCCGAGGTGGCAGCACATGCCTGTGCCAGCATGTGTGATGAGATGGTCACACTGTGGAGGCTGGCCGTGCTGGACCCTGCCCTCAGCCCCCAGCG CCGCCGGGAACTGTGTGCACAGCTGCGACAGTGGCAACTGAAGGTGATTGAGAATGTGAAGCGGGGGCAGCACAAGAAGACACTGGAGCGGCTCTTTCCTGGCTTCCGGCCGGCAGTGGAGGCTTGCTACTTTAACTGGGAAGAAGCTTACCCACTTCCTGGTGTCACCTACAGTGGCACAGATCGGAAGCTGGCACTGTGCTGGGCCCGGGCCCTGCCGCCTCGGCCAGGCGCTTCCCGCTCAGGGGGCCTGGAGGAATCCAGGGACCGGCCCCGACCTCTTCCTGCTGAGCCAACTGTGCGGCCCAAGGAGCCTGGGGCCAAGCGCAAGGGATTGGGTGAGGGGGTCCCCTCGTCACAGCGGGGTCCCCGCCGCCTCTCGGCTGAGGGGGGAGACAAAACCCTGCATAAGATGGGTCCAGGTGGGGGCAAAGCCAAGGCACTGGGCGGGGCTGGCAGTGGGGGCAAGGGCTCAGCAGGCAGCGGGAGCAAGCGAAGGCTGAGCAGTGAAGACAGCTCCTTGGAGCCAGATCTGGCGGAGATGAGCCTGGATGATAGCAGCCTGGCCCTGGGTGCTGAGGCCAGCACCTTTGGCGGATTCCCTGAGAGCCCTCCACCATGCCCTCCTCCTGGTGGCCCCCGAGGCCCTTCTACCTTCCTCCCTGACCCCTCAGATACCTATGAAGAAGATGGTGGCGTGTACTTCTCAGAGGGGCCTGAGCTTCCCACACCCTCTGCTCGCCCTCTTGGCCTACTGCCCAGGGAGATCTGTACCCGGGATGACCTCCCTTCCACCAATGAGTGTGGCAATGGTCTCCCCAAGACCAAAGAAGCAGCCCCTGCAGTTGGAGAGGAGGATGACGACTACCAGGCATATTATCTGAATGCCCAGGACGGGGCTGGGGGCGAGGAGGAGAAGGCCGAGGGTGGGGCCGGGGAGGAGCACGACCTGTTTGCCGGACTGAAGCCACTGGAACAGGAGAGCCGCATGGAG GTATTATTTGCCTGTGCTGAGGCCCTGCATGCGCATGGCTACAGCAATGAGGCCTCCCGTCTCACCGTGGAGCTTGCCCAGGACCTGCTAGCCAACCCACCCGACCTCAAGGTAGAGCCGCCCCCTGCCAAG GGCAAGAAGAACAAAGTATCCACGAGCCGTCAAACCTGGGTGGCTACCAACACTCTGACCAAGGCAGCCTTCCTGTTGACAGTGCTAAGTGAGCGTCCAGAGCACCACAACCTGGCCTTCCGAATTGGCATGTTTGCCTTGGAGCTACAGCGGCCCCCGGCTTCTACCAAGGCCTTGGAG GTGAAACTGGCATACCAGGAGTCTGAGGTGGCCGCCCTGCTCAAGAAGATCCCTTTGGGGCCGAGTGAGATGAGCACCATGCGGTGCCGGGCAGAGGAGCTCCGGGAAGGGACACTCTGTGACTATCGGCCTGTGTTGCCCCTCATGCTGGCCAGTTTCATCTTTGACGTTCTCTGTACTCCAG TGGTTTCTCCCACGGGTTCCCGGCCCCCAAGTCGCAACTGGAACAATGAGATGCCTGGGGAtgaggagctgggatttgaagcaGCAGTTGCTGCCTTGG gcatgaaaacaacagtGAGCGAGGCAGAGCATCCCCTTCTGTGTGAGGGCACGCGTCGGGAGAAGGGTGACCTGGCACTGGCACTAATGATCACTTATAAGGATGACCAGGCCAAGCTCAAGAAG ATCTTAGACAAACTCTTGGACCGGGAGAGTCAGACTCATAAGCCACAGACGCTGAGTTCGTTCTACTCATCTAGCCGCCCTGCCACAGCCAGCCAGAGGTCTCCTTCAAAGCACGGGGGCCCGTCTGCTCCAGGGGCCCTGCAGCCACTGACCTCAGGCTCTGCAGGGCCTGCTCAGCCAGGGAGTGTGGCAGGGGCTGGGCCGGGCCCCACTGAGGGCTTCACAGAGAAGAATGTGCCTG AGAGTTCCCCACATTCCCCCTGTGAGGGCCTTCCATCTGAAGCAGCTTTGGCCCTAAGGCCAGAGGGAAAGGTTCCAAGCCGCCTGGCGCTTGGCAGTCGTGGAGGCTACAATGGACGGGGCTGGGGCTCCCCGGGACGGCCTAAAAAGAAGCACACTG GCATGGCCAGCATTGACAGCAGTGCCCCTGAAACAACATCGGATAGTTCTCCCACCCTCAGCCGAAGGCCACTTCGAGGGGGCTGGGCCCCCACCTCCTGGGGTCGAGGACAGGACAGTGACAGCATTAGCAGCTCTTCCTCGGACTCCCTGGGCTCCTCGTCCTCCAGTGGAAGTCGCCGGGCCAGTGCTAGTGGAGGGGCCCGGGCCAAAACAGTTGAAGTTGGCAG GTACAAGGGCCGCCGCCCCGAGAGTCATGCCCCCCATGTACCCAATCAGCCATCAGAGGCAGCTGCACACTTCTACTTTGAGCTGGCGAAGACGGTGCTGATCAAGGCAGGGGGCAACAGCAGCACTTCCATTTTCACACATCCATCTTCCTCAGGGGGCCACCAGGGTCCTCACCGCAACCTGCACCTTTGCGCTTTCGAGATTGGGCTTTATGCCCTTGGCCTGCACAACTTTGTTTCACCCAACTGGCTCTCACGTACCTATTCTTCCCACGTTTCTTGGATTACAG GTCAGGCTATGGAGATTGGCAGCGCAGCCCTGACTATATTGGTAGAATGCTGGGATGGGCACCTGACGCCCCCTGAGGTTGCATCCCTGGCTGACAGGGCATCACGGGCACGAGACTCGAATATGGTGAGGGCAGCAGCAGAGCTAGCCCTAAGCTGCCTGCCTCATGCCCATGCATTGAACCCCAATGAGATCCAGCGGGCCCTGGTGCAGTGCAAGGAGCAG GATAACCTGATGTTGGAGAAGGCCTGCATGGCAGTGGAAGAGGCGGCTAAGGGTGGGGGCGTGTACCCCGAAGTGTTGTTTGAGGTTGCTCACCAGTGGTTCTGGCTATATGAGCAAACAGCAGGTGGCTCATCCACAGCCCGTGAGGGGGCTACAAGCTGTAGTGCCAATGGGATCAGGGCAGCTGGGGAGGCTGGGCGGGGGCTGCCAGAGGGCAGGGGGGGCCCGGGGACTGAGCCAGTTACAGTGGCAGCAGCAGTGACAGCAGCAGCCACGGTGGTGCCAGTCATCTCGGTGGGGTCCAGTTTATATCCGGGTCCAGGACTGGGGCATGGCCACTCCCCTGGCCTGCACCCCTACACTGCTCTACAGCCCCATCTGCCCTGCAGCCCCCAGTACCTCACCCACCCAGCTCACCCTGCCCACCCCATGCCTCACATACCCCGGCCTGCCGTCTTCCCCGTGCCCAGCTCTGCATACCCACAG GGTGTGCATCCTGCATTCCTGGGGGCTCAGTATCCTTATTCAGTGACTCCCCCCTCACTTGCTGCCACTGCTGTGTCTTTCCCCGTCCCTTCCATGGCACCCATCACAGTACATCCCTATCACACAGAGCCAGGGCTCCCACTGCCCACCAGTGTGGCCT TGAGCAGTGTCCATCCAGCGTCCACGTTTCCAGCCATCCAGGGTGCCTCACTGCCAGCCCTGaccacccagcccagccccctggTGAGCGGGGGTTTTCCACCACCCGAGGAGGAGACTCACAGTCAGCCTGTCAACCCACACAGCTTACACCACCTGCATGCCGCCTACCGTGTTG gaaTGCTGGCACTGGAGATGCTGGGTCGCCGGGCACACAATGACCACCCCAACAACTTTTCCCGCTCCCCCCCATACACTGATGATGTCAAATGGTTGCTGGGGCTGGCAGCAAAGCTGG gagTGAACTACGTGCACCAGTTCTGTGTGGGGGCAGCCAAGGGGGTGCTGAGCCCGTTTGTGCTGCAGGAGATCGTCATGGAGACGCTGCAGCGGCTGAGCCCCGCTCATGCCCACAACCACCTGCGCGCCCCGGCCTTCCACCAACTGGTGCAGCGCTGCCAGCAGGCGTACATGCAG TACATCCACCACCGCTTGATCCACCTGACCCCTGCCGACTACGACGACTTTGTGAACGCGATCCGCAGTGCCCGCAGCGCCTTCTGCTTGACGCCCATGGGCATGATGCAGTTCAACGACATCCTACAGAACCTCAAGCGCAGCAAACAGACCAAGGAGTTGTGGCAGCGGGTCTCACTCGAGATGACCACCTTCTCCCCCTGA
- the ZSWIM8 gene encoding zinc finger SWIM domain-containing protein 8 isoform X8, with protein sequence MAQTVSGAQLSHWRRWRRWQWRYQNARLYSCLANGSADEFQRGDQLFRMRAVKDPLQIGFHLSATVVPPQMVPPKGAYNVAVMFDRCRVTSCSCTCGAGAKWCTHVVALCLFRIHNASAVCLRAPVSESLSRLQRDQLQKFAQYLISELPQQILPTAQRLLDELLSSQSTAINTVCGAPDPTAGPSASDQSTWYLDESTLTDNIKKTLHKFCGPSPVVFSDVNSMYLSSTEPPAAAEWACLLRPLRGREPEGVWNLLSIVREMFKRRDSNAAPLLEILTDQCLTYEQITGWWYSVRTSASHSSASGHTGRSNGQSEVAAHACASMCDEMVTLWRLAVLDPALSPQRRRELCAQLRQWQLKVIENVKRGQHKKTLERLFPGFRPAVEACYFNWEEAYPLPGVTYSGTDRKLALCWARALPPRPGASRSGGLEESRDRPRPLPAEPTVRPKEPGAKRKGLGEGVPSSQRGPRRLSAEGGDKTLHKMGPGGGKAKALGGAGSGGKGSAGSGSKRRLSSEDSSLEPDLAEMSLDDSSLALGAEASTFGGFPESPPPCPPPGGPRGPSTFLPDPSDTYEEDGGVYFSEGPELPTPSARPLGLLPREICTRDDLPSTNECGNGLPKTKEAAPAVGEEDDDYQAYYLNAQDGAGGEEEKAEGGAGEEHDLFAGLKPLEQESRMEVLFACAEALHAHGYSNEASRLTVELAQDLLANPPDLKVEPPPAKGKKNKVSTSRQTWVATNTLTKAAFLLTVLSERPEHHNLAFRIGMFALELQRPPASTKALEVKLAYQESEVAALLKKIPLGPSEMSTMRCRAEELREGTLCDYRPVLPLMLASFIFDVLCTPVVSPTGSRPPSRNWNNEMPGDEELGFEAAVAALGMKTTVSEAEHPLLCEGTRREKGDLALALMITYKDDQAKLKKILDKLLDRESQTHKPQTLSSFYSSSRPATASQRSPSKHGGPSAPGALQPLTSGSAGPAQPGSVAGAGPGPTEGFTEKNVPESSPHSPCEGLPSEAALALRPEGKVPSRLALGSRGGYNGRGWGSPGRPKKKHTGMASIDSSAPETTSDSSPTLSRRPLRGGWAPTSWGRGQDSDSISSSSSDSLGSSSSSGSRRASASGGARAKTVEVGRYKGRRPESHAPHVPNQPSEAAAHFYFELAKTVLIKAGGNSSTSIFTHPSSSGGHQGPHRNLHLCAFEIGLYALGLHNFVSPNWLSRTYSSHVSWITGQAMEIGSAALTILVECWDGHLTPPEVASLADRASRARDSNMVRAAAELALSCLPHAHALNPNEIQRALVQCKEQDNLMLEKACMAVEEAAKGGGVYPEVLFEVAHQWFWLYEQTAGGSSTAREGATSCSANGIRAAGEAGRGLPEGRGGPGTEPVTVAAAVTAAATVVPVISVGSSLYPGPGLGHGHSPGLHPYTALQPHLPCSPQYLTHPAHPAHPMPHIPRPAVFPVPSSAYPQGVHPAFLGAQYPYSVTPPSLAATAVSFPVPSMAPITVHPYHTEPGLPLPTSVACELWGQGTVSSVHPASTFPAIQGASLPALTTQPSPLVSGGFPPPEEETHSQPVNPHSLHHLHAAYRVGMLALEMLGRRAHNDHPNNFSRSPPYTDDVKWLLGLAAKLGDRHGDAAAAEPRSCPQPPARPGLPPTGAALPAGVHAVHPPPLDPPDPCRLRRLCERDPQCPQRLLLDAHGHDAVQRHPTEPQAQQTDQGVVAAGLTRDDHLLPLSLAPLGPYMGTQACGYGAPAHRGSESWLDRSSPLSSLVTQTGSCSWAVAWGQDVSDPRSLGLEETTLSGRGHWVASGIYLAFINI encoded by the exons ATGGCGCAAACAGTCAGCGGGGCCCAACTCTCCCACTGGCGGCGGTGGCGGAGGTGGCAGTGGCGGTACCAGAATGCGAG GCTGTATTCGTGCCTGGCCAATGGCAGTGCAGATGAGTTCCAGCGAGGGGACCAGCTCTTCCGCATGAGGGCTGTGAaggacccattgcaaatag GGTTCCACCTGAGTGCTACAGTGGTGCCTCCCCAGATGGTCCCCCCCAAAGGGGCCTACAACGTGGCTGTGATGTTCGACCGCTGCCGGGTCACTTCCTGCAGCTGCACCTGTGGGGCTGGGGCCAAATGGTGCACCCACGTCGTGGCACTCTGTCTCTTCCGCATCCATAAC GCTTCTGCAGTCTGTCTGCGTGCCCCAGTCTCAGAGTCTCTATCACGGCTGCAGAGGGACCAGCTGCAGAAGTTTGCTCAGTATCTCATCAGTGAGCTCCCCCAGCAG ATACTCCCCACAGCCCAGCGTCTCCTGGATGAACTTCTCTCCTCCCAGTCAACAGCCATCAATACAGTGTGTGGAGCCCCAG ACCCCACAGCAGGGCCCTCAGCCTCGGACCAGAGCACTTGGTATTTGGATGAGTCAACACTCACCGACAACATCAAGAAGACACTGCACAAGTTCTGTGGTCCCTCCCCTGTGGTGTTCAG TGATGTAAACTCCATGTATCTGTCTTCCACGGAGCCTCCAGCTGCTGCTGAATGGGCCTGTCTGCTGCGCCCTCTGAGAGGCCGGGAGCCAGAGGGCGTTTGGAACCTGCTTAGCATTGTGCGGGAAATGTTCAAGCGGAGGGACAGTAATGCTGCCCCCTTGTTGGAAATCCTCACTGACCAGTGCCTCACCTATGAGCAA ATAACAGGTTGGTGGTACAGTGTGCGCACCTCAGCCTCCCACAGCAGCGCCAGTGGTCACACGGGCCGTAGCAATGGGCAGTCCGAGGTGGCAGCACATGCCTGTGCCAGCATGTGTGATGAGATGGTCACACTGTGGAGGCTGGCCGTGCTGGACCCTGCCCTCAGCCCCCAGCG CCGCCGGGAACTGTGTGCACAGCTGCGACAGTGGCAACTGAAGGTGATTGAGAATGTGAAGCGGGGGCAGCACAAGAAGACACTGGAGCGGCTCTTTCCTGGCTTCCGGCCGGCAGTGGAGGCTTGCTACTTTAACTGGGAAGAAGCTTACCCACTTCCTGGTGTCACCTACAGTGGCACAGATCGGAAGCTGGCACTGTGCTGGGCCCGGGCCCTGCCGCCTCGGCCAGGCGCTTCCCGCTCAGGGGGCCTGGAGGAATCCAGGGACCGGCCCCGACCTCTTCCTGCTGAGCCAACTGTGCGGCCCAAGGAGCCTGGGGCCAAGCGCAAGGGATTGGGTGAGGGGGTCCCCTCGTCACAGCGGGGTCCCCGCCGCCTCTCGGCTGAGGGGGGAGACAAAACCCTGCATAAGATGGGTCCAGGTGGGGGCAAAGCCAAGGCACTGGGCGGGGCTGGCAGTGGGGGCAAGGGCTCAGCAGGCAGCGGGAGCAAGCGAAGGCTGAGCAGTGAAGACAGCTCCTTGGAGCCAGATCTGGCGGAGATGAGCCTGGATGATAGCAGCCTGGCCCTGGGTGCTGAGGCCAGCACCTTTGGCGGATTCCCTGAGAGCCCTCCACCATGCCCTCCTCCTGGTGGCCCCCGAGGCCCTTCTACCTTCCTCCCTGACCCCTCAGATACCTATGAAGAAGATGGTGGCGTGTACTTCTCAGAGGGGCCTGAGCTTCCCACACCCTCTGCTCGCCCTCTTGGCCTACTGCCCAGGGAGATCTGTACCCGGGATGACCTCCCTTCCACCAATGAGTGTGGCAATGGTCTCCCCAAGACCAAAGAAGCAGCCCCTGCAGTTGGAGAGGAGGATGACGACTACCAGGCATATTATCTGAATGCCCAGGACGGGGCTGGGGGCGAGGAGGAGAAGGCCGAGGGTGGGGCCGGGGAGGAGCACGACCTGTTTGCCGGACTGAAGCCACTGGAACAGGAGAGCCGCATGGAG GTATTATTTGCCTGTGCTGAGGCCCTGCATGCGCATGGCTACAGCAATGAGGCCTCCCGTCTCACCGTGGAGCTTGCCCAGGACCTGCTAGCCAACCCACCCGACCTCAAGGTAGAGCCGCCCCCTGCCAAG GGCAAGAAGAACAAAGTATCCACGAGCCGTCAAACCTGGGTGGCTACCAACACTCTGACCAAGGCAGCCTTCCTGTTGACAGTGCTAAGTGAGCGTCCAGAGCACCACAACCTGGCCTTCCGAATTGGCATGTTTGCCTTGGAGCTACAGCGGCCCCCGGCTTCTACCAAGGCCTTGGAG GTGAAACTGGCATACCAGGAGTCTGAGGTGGCCGCCCTGCTCAAGAAGATCCCTTTGGGGCCGAGTGAGATGAGCACCATGCGGTGCCGGGCAGAGGAGCTCCGGGAAGGGACACTCTGTGACTATCGGCCTGTGTTGCCCCTCATGCTGGCCAGTTTCATCTTTGACGTTCTCTGTACTCCAG TGGTTTCTCCCACGGGTTCCCGGCCCCCAAGTCGCAACTGGAACAATGAGATGCCTGGGGAtgaggagctgggatttgaagcaGCAGTTGCTGCCTTGG gcatgaaaacaacagtGAGCGAGGCAGAGCATCCCCTTCTGTGTGAGGGCACGCGTCGGGAGAAGGGTGACCTGGCACTGGCACTAATGATCACTTATAAGGATGACCAGGCCAAGCTCAAGAAG ATCTTAGACAAACTCTTGGACCGGGAGAGTCAGACTCATAAGCCACAGACGCTGAGTTCGTTCTACTCATCTAGCCGCCCTGCCACAGCCAGCCAGAGGTCTCCTTCAAAGCACGGGGGCCCGTCTGCTCCAGGGGCCCTGCAGCCACTGACCTCAGGCTCTGCAGGGCCTGCTCAGCCAGGGAGTGTGGCAGGGGCTGGGCCGGGCCCCACTGAGGGCTTCACAGAGAAGAATGTGCCTG AGAGTTCCCCACATTCCCCCTGTGAGGGCCTTCCATCTGAAGCAGCTTTGGCCCTAAGGCCAGAGGGAAAGGTTCCAAGCCGCCTGGCGCTTGGCAGTCGTGGAGGCTACAATGGACGGGGCTGGGGCTCCCCGGGACGGCCTAAAAAGAAGCACACTG GCATGGCCAGCATTGACAGCAGTGCCCCTGAAACAACATCGGATAGTTCTCCCACCCTCAGCCGAAGGCCACTTCGAGGGGGCTGGGCCCCCACCTCCTGGGGTCGAGGACAGGACAGTGACAGCATTAGCAGCTCTTCCTCGGACTCCCTGGGCTCCTCGTCCTCCAGTGGAAGTCGCCGGGCCAGTGCTAGTGGAGGGGCCCGGGCCAAAACAGTTGAAGTTGGCAG GTACAAGGGCCGCCGCCCCGAGAGTCATGCCCCCCATGTACCCAATCAGCCATCAGAGGCAGCTGCACACTTCTACTTTGAGCTGGCGAAGACGGTGCTGATCAAGGCAGGGGGCAACAGCAGCACTTCCATTTTCACACATCCATCTTCCTCAGGGGGCCACCAGGGTCCTCACCGCAACCTGCACCTTTGCGCTTTCGAGATTGGGCTTTATGCCCTTGGCCTGCACAACTTTGTTTCACCCAACTGGCTCTCACGTACCTATTCTTCCCACGTTTCTTGGATTACAG GTCAGGCTATGGAGATTGGCAGCGCAGCCCTGACTATATTGGTAGAATGCTGGGATGGGCACCTGACGCCCCCTGAGGTTGCATCCCTGGCTGACAGGGCATCACGGGCACGAGACTCGAATATGGTGAGGGCAGCAGCAGAGCTAGCCCTAAGCTGCCTGCCTCATGCCCATGCATTGAACCCCAATGAGATCCAGCGGGCCCTGGTGCAGTGCAAGGAGCAG GATAACCTGATGTTGGAGAAGGCCTGCATGGCAGTGGAAGAGGCGGCTAAGGGTGGGGGCGTGTACCCCGAAGTGTTGTTTGAGGTTGCTCACCAGTGGTTCTGGCTATATGAGCAAACAGCAGGTGGCTCATCCACAGCCCGTGAGGGGGCTACAAGCTGTAGTGCCAATGGGATCAGGGCAGCTGGGGAGGCTGGGCGGGGGCTGCCAGAGGGCAGGGGGGGCCCGGGGACTGAGCCAGTTACAGTGGCAGCAGCAGTGACAGCAGCAGCCACGGTGGTGCCAGTCATCTCGGTGGGGTCCAGTTTATATCCGGGTCCAGGACTGGGGCATGGCCACTCCCCTGGCCTGCACCCCTACACTGCTCTACAGCCCCATCTGCCCTGCAGCCCCCAGTACCTCACCCACCCAGCTCACCCTGCCCACCCCATGCCTCACATACCCCGGCCTGCCGTCTTCCCCGTGCCCAGCTCTGCATACCCACAG GGTGTGCATCCTGCATTCCTGGGGGCTCAGTATCCTTATTCAGTGACTCCCCCCTCACTTGCTGCCACTGCTGTGTCTTTCCCCGTCCCTTCCATGGCACCCATCACAGTACATCCCTATCACACAGAGCCAGGGCTCCCACTGCCCACCAGTGTGGCCTGTGAGTTGTGGGGACAGGGAACAG TGAGCAGTGTCCATCCAGCGTCCACGTTTCCAGCCATCCAGGGTGCCTCACTGCCAGCCCTGaccacccagcccagccccctggTGAGCGGGGGTTTTCCACCACCCGAGGAGGAGACTCACAGTCAGCCTGTCAACCCACACAGCTTACACCACCTGCATGCCGCCTACCGTGTTG gaaTGCTGGCACTGGAGATGCTGGGTCGCCGGGCACACAATGACCACCCCAACAACTTTTCCCGCTCCCCCCCATACACTGATGATGTCAAATGGTTGCTGGGGCTGGCAGCAAAGCTGG GAGATCGTCATGGAGACGCTGCAGCGGCTGAGCCCCGCTCATGCCCACAACCACCTGCGCGCCCCGGCCTTCCACCAACTGGTGCAGCGCTGCCAGCAGGCGTACATGCAG TACATCCACCACCGCTTGATCCACCTGACCCCTGCCGACTACGACGACTTTGTGAACGCGATCCGCAGTGCCCGCAGCGCCTTCTGCTTGACGCCCATGGGCATGATGCAGTTCAACGACATCCTACAGAACCTCAAGCGCAGCAAACAGACCAAGGAGTTGTGGCAGCGGGTCTCACTCGAGATGACCACCTTCTCCCCCTGAGCCTGGCCCCTCTAGGGCCCTATATGGGGACACAGGCCTGTGGCTATGGGGCCCCCGCACACAGGGGGAGTGAATCTTGGCTGGACAGATCATCCCCACTCAGTTCCCTGGTCACCCAGACTGGCAGCTGCTCATGGGCTGTAGCTTGGGGCCAAGATGTCTCAGACCCTAGAAGCCTAGGGTTGGAAGAGACAACTCTGTCGGGGAGGGGGCATTGGGTGGCCTCTGGTATTTATTtggcatttataaatatataa